From Amycolatopsis sp. cg9, one genomic window encodes:
- a CDS encoding VOC family protein → MAKLMSVHHLALTVTDVDRSVPWYARVLDLEEVLRREEPDTGLRKVVLRSAGDEFSVVLVQHADTGRRGFDEHRAGLEHVAFRVSSTAELAEWEERLAEFGVSYLPTAPSRTFEGSKVVVFRDPDGIQLEIWADPEL, encoded by the coding sequence ATGGCCAAACTCATGTCCGTGCACCACCTCGCGCTCACCGTGACCGACGTGGACCGCAGCGTGCCGTGGTACGCCCGTGTCCTCGACCTCGAGGAGGTCCTCCGGCGCGAAGAGCCGGACACGGGTCTGCGCAAGGTCGTGCTCCGGTCCGCCGGTGACGAGTTCTCCGTGGTGCTGGTGCAGCACGCGGACACCGGTAGACGCGGCTTCGACGAACACCGCGCCGGCCTCGAGCACGTCGCGTTCCGGGTGAGCTCGACGGCCGAACTGGCCGAATGGGAGGAGCGCCTCGCCGAGTTCGGCGTCTCCTACCTGCCGACGGCGCCGTCGCGCACGTTCGAGGGTTCGAAGGTGGTCGTGTTCCGCGATCCGGACGGCATCCAGCTCGAGATCTGGGCCGACCCGGAGCTCTGA
- a CDS encoding SDR family oxidoreductase, with the protein MSVLIVTGGSRGIGAAVCTLAASRGYDVVVNYSGDPVPAEEVASRVRADGRQALSVRADVSVEDDVVALFDAAAELGPVTALVNNAAITGNTPGRLDSYDVAVVRRTLDVNVTGVFLCCREAVRRMSTRHGGHGGAIVNISSTAARTGSAGEWVHYAASKAAVDTLTFGLAQEVGGEGVRVNSVRPGMVRTGLHDAAGLPDRLDRLAPQIPMGRPGEPAEIAEAVLFLLSTASSFTTGAVLEVGGGR; encoded by the coding sequence TTGAGCGTCCTGATCGTCACCGGCGGCAGCCGGGGGATCGGCGCCGCCGTGTGCACGCTGGCGGCGTCGCGCGGCTACGACGTCGTCGTGAACTACTCGGGTGACCCGGTGCCCGCGGAAGAGGTCGCTTCGCGGGTGCGGGCGGACGGCCGGCAGGCGCTTTCGGTGCGGGCCGACGTCTCCGTGGAGGACGACGTCGTCGCGCTGTTCGACGCGGCCGCCGAGCTGGGGCCGGTGACCGCGCTGGTCAACAACGCGGCGATCACCGGCAACACCCCCGGCCGGCTCGACTCCTACGACGTGGCCGTCGTCCGGCGCACCCTCGACGTCAACGTCACGGGGGTGTTCCTGTGCTGCCGAGAGGCGGTCCGCCGGATGTCGACGCGCCACGGCGGCCACGGCGGCGCGATCGTGAACATCTCGTCGACGGCGGCGCGCACCGGCTCGGCCGGGGAGTGGGTGCACTACGCGGCGTCGAAGGCCGCCGTGGACACGCTGACGTTCGGGCTGGCCCAGGAGGTCGGCGGCGAAGGCGTGCGGGTCAACTCGGTCCGCCCGGGCATGGTCCGGACCGGCCTGCACGACGCGGCCGGGCTGCCGGACCGGCTCGACCGGCTCGCGCCGCAGATCCCGATGGGGCGGCCGGGGGAGCCGGCGGAGATCGCCGAGGCGGTGCTGTTCCTGTTGTCGACGGCGTCGTCCTTCACGACCGGAGCGGTGCTGGAGGTCGGTGGCGGCCGGTGA
- a CDS encoding nucleoside/nucleotide kinase family protein, protein MTAFDDLLARAEGLTVRGQRNVLGIIGAPASGKTTLAWALANALGSRAAVVGMDGFHLAQVELRRLERTERKGAPDTFDAAGYYHLIRRLAEGRETVYAPEFRREIEEPIAGAVAVPPEVQLVITEGNYLLLPDDPWSAIRPLLTEAWFLAPDEPERIERLVSRHRRYGRSLVEARRRALGSDQRNADLISQTRDRADLVLENLPLANFAI, encoded by the coding sequence ATGACGGCGTTCGACGACCTGCTGGCCCGGGCCGAGGGCCTGACCGTGCGCGGGCAGCGCAACGTGCTGGGCATCATCGGCGCGCCCGCGTCGGGCAAGACCACGCTCGCGTGGGCGCTGGCCAACGCGCTCGGCTCGCGCGCCGCGGTGGTCGGCATGGACGGCTTCCACCTCGCGCAGGTCGAGCTGCGCCGGCTGGAGCGCACCGAGCGCAAGGGCGCGCCGGACACGTTCGACGCGGCCGGCTACTACCACCTGATCCGCCGCCTCGCCGAAGGCCGCGAGACGGTCTACGCGCCGGAGTTCCGCCGCGAGATCGAGGAGCCGATCGCCGGCGCGGTCGCCGTGCCGCCGGAGGTCCAGCTCGTCATCACCGAGGGCAACTACCTGCTGCTGCCGGACGACCCGTGGAGCGCCATCCGGCCGCTGCTCACCGAGGCCTGGTTCCTCGCGCCGGACGAGCCCGAGCGGATCGAACGGCTGGTCTCGCGCCACCGCCGCTACGGCCGTTCGCTGGTCGAAGCGCGCCGCCGCGCGCTGGGCTCGGACCAGCGCAACGCCGACCTGATCTCGCAGACGCGGGACCGCGCCGACCTGGTGCTGGAGAACCTGCCGCTGGCGAACTTCGCGATTTGA
- a CDS encoding PfkB family carbohydrate kinase, protein MLLAGLCTVDVVQRVTELPAPGEKVQSLSVDVAAGGPATNAAVTAAALGAEATLLTVLGAHPLAALARADLEAHGVRLIDLAPDRPDPPPVSAVAVRDRDGERTVVSRNAKGRTFIGKVPLLAADVVLLDGHHPELALAVARGTEAPVVLDAGSWKPVLDELLPLVDVAACSAHFTAPEPGLHARGVPTVITTAGPGPVRWSTADGSSGEVPVPAVEARDTLGAGDVWHGALAVAVVREPTVTDRIRFANEVAAERVRHVGPRSWPAAIAGRNRK, encoded by the coding sequence GTGCTGCTGGCGGGACTGTGCACCGTGGACGTCGTCCAGCGGGTCACCGAGCTCCCGGCGCCGGGCGAGAAGGTCCAGTCGCTGTCGGTGGACGTCGCGGCCGGCGGGCCCGCGACGAACGCCGCGGTGACGGCGGCCGCGCTCGGTGCCGAGGCGACCCTGCTGACCGTCCTCGGCGCACACCCGCTGGCGGCCCTCGCCCGCGCCGACCTCGAAGCCCACGGGGTCCGGCTGATCGACCTGGCCCCCGACCGGCCCGACCCGCCGCCGGTCAGCGCCGTCGCCGTCCGCGACCGCGACGGCGAGCGCACCGTCGTCTCCCGCAACGCCAAGGGCCGCACTTTCATAGGGAAAGTGCCGCTTTTGGCAGCTGATGTCGTTTTGCTTGATGGGCATCATCCGGAGCTGGCGCTGGCGGTCGCGCGGGGAACCGAAGCGCCGGTCGTGCTCGACGCCGGGAGCTGGAAACCCGTGCTCGACGAGCTGCTTCCGCTGGTCGACGTCGCCGCGTGCTCCGCGCACTTCACCGCGCCGGAGCCGGGGCTGCACGCGCGGGGCGTCCCCACCGTCATCACCACCGCCGGGCCCGGTCCGGTGCGGTGGTCCACAGCGGACGGCAGCTCGGGTGAGGTGCCTGTGCCCGCCGTCGAAGCGCGGGACACACTAGGTGCGGGCGACGTCTGGCACGGCGCGCTCGCCGTGGCCGTGGTACGCGAACCGACGGTGACGGACCGGATCCGCTTCGCCAACGAGGTGGCCGCCGAACGGGTGCGGCATGTGGGACCGCGGTCGTGGCCGGCCGCGATCGCAGGAAGGAACAGGAAATGA
- a CDS encoding ATP-binding cassette domain-containing protein, producing MSEPILQARGLVKRYGRVTAIDGADFDLLPGEVLAVVGDNGAGKSSLIKTLSGAVVPDEGEIKVDGKTVHFKSPLDARRYGIETVYQDLAVAPALDIASNMFLGREKRLKGPFGLFRKLDTGTMRSEAQRILDELGINIKSITQPVETLSGGQRQGVAVARAAAFGTKAVIMDEPTAALGVAESGKVLDLIGRIRDRGLPVVLISHNMPHVFDIADRIHVHRLGKRVAVVSPKTHSMNQVVGLLTGALRLNENGEVEEAAAATHVAGLK from the coding sequence ATGAGTGAACCGATCCTGCAGGCCCGTGGCCTGGTCAAGCGCTACGGCCGGGTGACCGCCATCGACGGCGCCGACTTCGACCTCCTGCCCGGCGAGGTGCTCGCCGTGGTCGGCGACAACGGGGCCGGGAAGTCCTCGCTGATCAAAACCCTGTCCGGAGCCGTGGTCCCGGACGAGGGAGAGATCAAAGTGGACGGCAAGACCGTCCACTTCAAGTCCCCTTTGGACGCTCGCCGGTACGGCATCGAGACGGTGTACCAGGACCTCGCCGTCGCGCCCGCGCTCGACATCGCGTCGAACATGTTCCTGGGCCGGGAAAAGCGGCTCAAGGGACCGTTCGGGCTGTTCCGGAAGCTCGACACCGGGACCATGCGGTCCGAGGCGCAGCGGATCCTCGACGAGCTGGGCATCAACATCAAGTCGATCACCCAGCCCGTCGAAACGCTTTCCGGTGGCCAGCGCCAAGGTGTCGCCGTGGCGCGCGCGGCCGCGTTCGGCACCAAGGCCGTGATCATGGACGAGCCCACCGCCGCGCTCGGCGTCGCCGAGTCCGGCAAGGTGCTCGACCTGATCGGCCGGATCCGCGACCGCGGCCTGCCGGTGGTGCTGATCAGCCACAACATGCCGCACGTGTTCGACATCGCCGACCGCATCCACGTGCACCGCCTCGGCAAGCGCGTCGCGGTCGTGTCGCCGAAGACGCACTCGATGAACCAGGTCGTCGGCCTGCTCACGGGTGCGTTGCGGCTCAACGAGAACGGCGAAGTCGAAGAAGCCGCCGCCGCTACCCACGTGGCCGGCTTGAAGTGA
- a CDS encoding ABC transporter permease, whose protein sequence is MSTKERESLGEFLLRAPAVGPALALVVAIVVFSVATDTFFDLDNLSTVVQQSLVVGTLALGQTLVILISGIDLSNAASMVVATLIMAKLAAAGTNGFVALLAGVVLTIIVGIFIGGLATRIKLPAFIITLGTFTMLTAVSKLVAGGQAVPVTDGLLQWLGTKRYLFGGIPITYGMTLALLMYLGVWYALTKTAWGKHVYAVGNAPESARLSGIKVNRTVLSVYIVAGLTFGIAAWQALGRTPNADPNQFQLGNLDSITAVVLGGTSLFGGRGSVLGTLMGALVVAVLRSGLTQMNVDGNYQDLATGALLIAAVVVDRIARRQQQS, encoded by the coding sequence GTGTCCACAAAGGAACGTGAGTCCCTCGGCGAATTCCTCCTCCGCGCCCCCGCGGTCGGCCCGGCGCTCGCGCTGGTCGTCGCGATCGTGGTGTTCTCGGTCGCCACGGACACGTTCTTCGACCTCGACAACCTGTCCACGGTGGTCCAGCAGTCGCTGGTCGTCGGGACGCTCGCGCTGGGGCAGACGCTCGTCATCCTCATCTCGGGCATCGACCTGTCCAACGCGGCTTCGATGGTCGTCGCGACGCTGATCATGGCGAAGCTCGCCGCGGCCGGGACCAACGGCTTCGTCGCGCTGCTCGCCGGCGTCGTGCTGACGATCATCGTCGGCATCTTCATCGGCGGGCTCGCGACGCGGATCAAGCTGCCGGCGTTCATCATCACGCTCGGCACGTTCACGATGCTGACGGCGGTGTCGAAGCTGGTCGCGGGCGGCCAGGCCGTGCCGGTGACCGACGGGCTGCTGCAGTGGCTCGGCACCAAGCGCTACCTCTTCGGCGGCATCCCGATCACCTACGGCATGACGCTGGCGCTGCTGATGTACCTCGGCGTCTGGTACGCGCTGACGAAAACCGCGTGGGGCAAGCACGTCTACGCGGTCGGCAACGCGCCGGAGTCCGCGCGGCTGTCCGGCATCAAGGTCAACCGCACGGTGCTGTCGGTGTACATCGTGGCCGGGCTGACCTTCGGCATCGCGGCCTGGCAGGCGCTCGGCCGGACGCCGAACGCCGACCCGAACCAGTTCCAGCTGGGCAACCTCGACTCGATCACCGCCGTCGTCCTCGGCGGCACGAGCCTCTTCGGCGGCCGCGGTTCGGTGCTCGGGACGCTGATGGGCGCGCTGGTCGTCGCGGTGCTGCGGTCCGGGCTGACGCAGATGAACGTCGACGGCAACTACCAGGACCTCGCCACCGGGGCCCTGCTGATCGCCGCCGTCGTGGTGGACCGGATCGCGAGGAGGCAGCAGCAGTCATGA
- a CDS encoding substrate-binding domain-containing protein, translated as MRQRSLTAVVLAAVLAATTGCTVERHWGGNTNTGGSGKAKVGLVTKTDTNPYFVELRNAARAAAQANGADFSALAGQFDGDNDGQVRAIENLMQQGANTILITPSSSTGVLKAIKDARDAGVLVIALDTATEPADAVDATFATDNFAAGEQQGAYVKASLKGVPPKLLMVDGTAGSTVDTQRHTGFLKGIGLTDSSPEIKGHTAANGDQSLAQQGMENLLQRSTDINAVYSMNEPMGRGAYAALNARGLTGRIVMGSIDGGCEGVQNVKNGQFAATVMQFPKKMAEQGVLAAVEYAKTGKKPAGFVNTGSAVITDKPLPGIESHDSAWGLQNCWGGTR; from the coding sequence ATGAGACAGCGAAGTCTCACCGCGGTCGTGCTGGCCGCCGTCCTCGCCGCGACGACCGGGTGCACGGTCGAACGCCATTGGGGCGGCAACACCAACACCGGCGGGAGCGGCAAGGCCAAGGTCGGCCTGGTCACCAAGACCGACACCAACCCGTACTTCGTGGAACTGCGCAACGCCGCGAGAGCGGCCGCCCAGGCCAACGGCGCCGACTTCAGCGCGCTCGCCGGCCAGTTCGACGGTGACAACGACGGCCAGGTCCGTGCCATCGAGAACCTGATGCAGCAGGGCGCGAACACCATCCTCATCACGCCCAGCTCGTCGACCGGCGTGCTCAAGGCCATCAAGGACGCGCGCGACGCCGGCGTCCTGGTGATCGCCCTCGACACCGCCACCGAACCGGCCGACGCCGTCGACGCCACGTTCGCCACCGACAACTTCGCGGCGGGCGAGCAGCAGGGCGCGTACGTCAAGGCCTCGCTCAAGGGCGTCCCGCCGAAGCTCCTGATGGTCGACGGGACGGCGGGCAGCACCGTCGACACCCAGCGCCACACCGGGTTCCTCAAGGGCATCGGGCTCACCGACTCCTCCCCGGAGATCAAGGGCCACACCGCGGCCAACGGTGACCAGAGCCTCGCCCAGCAGGGCATGGAGAACCTGCTCCAGCGCAGCACCGACATCAACGCCGTCTACTCGATGAACGAGCCGATGGGCCGCGGCGCGTACGCGGCGCTGAACGCCCGCGGGCTCACCGGCCGGATCGTGATGGGCTCCATCGACGGCGGCTGCGAAGGCGTCCAGAACGTCAAAAACGGGCAGTTCGCCGCCACCGTGATGCAGTTCCCGAAGAAGATGGCCGAGCAGGGTGTGCTCGCCGCCGTCGAATACGCCAAGACCGGCAAGAAGCCGGCCGGCTTCGTCAACACCGGGTCCGCCGTGATCACCGACAAGCCGCTACCCGGGATCGAAAGCCACGATTCCGCGTGGGGCCTGCAGAACTGCTGGGGAGGCACACGGTGA
- a CDS encoding LacI family DNA-binding transcriptional regulator — protein sequence MPQPRSSRPTQRDIAELAGVSITTVSHVVNGTRAVAEDTKAAVLRAIETTGYTGDAIARSLVTGGTRSIGMAISLVANPYFATLMQAIEREASMHGYTVLLADTHDTADTERDTVRALRSRRVDGLLITPAPGDGPVIGELVSLDVPTVLIDRLATRTDVDQVGSENIQATSALTAHLATLGHRRIGMISGAPGLSTSEERMLGYRLGLGRSGLTWSSDLVACGNSSREGGALALSTLLALPEPPTALVVGNDSMMVGVLHAARQRGLRIGRDLPVVVYDDVEWADLVDPPLTTMAQPIEEIGRQAVRLLLARINDPARKAETVRLAPTLRHRESCGCPPVHSHQ from the coding sequence ATGCCCCAGCCGAGGTCGTCGCGGCCGACCCAGCGCGACATCGCCGAGCTCGCCGGCGTTTCGATCACCACGGTCTCCCACGTGGTGAACGGGACGCGGGCGGTCGCGGAGGACACCAAGGCGGCCGTGCTGCGGGCGATCGAGACGACCGGCTACACCGGTGACGCGATCGCGCGTTCCCTGGTCACCGGCGGTACGCGGTCGATCGGGATGGCGATCTCGCTGGTCGCCAACCCGTACTTCGCGACGCTGATGCAGGCGATCGAGCGGGAGGCGTCGATGCACGGGTACACCGTGCTGCTCGCCGACACGCACGACACGGCGGACACCGAGCGTGACACGGTCCGCGCGCTGCGCTCCCGGCGGGTCGACGGCCTGCTCATCACCCCGGCCCCCGGCGACGGGCCGGTGATCGGTGAGCTCGTGTCGCTGGACGTGCCGACGGTGCTCATCGACCGGCTGGCCACCCGCACCGACGTCGACCAGGTGGGCTCGGAGAACATCCAGGCGACCTCGGCGCTGACCGCGCACCTGGCCACGCTCGGGCACCGGCGGATCGGGATGATCAGCGGCGCGCCCGGGCTGTCGACGAGCGAGGAGCGGATGCTGGGCTACCGGCTGGGGCTGGGCCGGTCCGGGCTGACCTGGTCGTCCGACCTCGTGGCCTGCGGGAACTCGTCGCGCGAGGGCGGTGCGCTGGCGTTGAGCACGCTGCTGGCGCTGCCCGAGCCGCCGACCGCGCTGGTCGTCGGCAACGACAGCATGATGGTCGGGGTGCTGCACGCGGCGCGGCAGCGCGGGCTGCGGATCGGGCGTGACCTGCCGGTGGTGGTCTACGACGACGTCGAGTGGGCGGACCTGGTCGACCCGCCGCTGACGACGATGGCGCAGCCGATCGAGGAGATCGGCCGCCAGGCGGTCCGGCTCCTGCTGGCCCGCATCAACGACCCGGCGCGCAAGGCCGAGACGGTCCGGCTGGCGCCCACCCTGCGTCACCGTGAGTCGTGCGGCTGCCCACCGGTTCACTCACATCAGTGA
- a CDS encoding LacI family DNA-binding transcriptional regulator codes for MTALSPELRLWDPPVTYRIGVAMGVHASPYSGELLRSIRAAAAHAGCDVVLADTADAVGEEAALVRALRADLVDGVLLVPSAGDEAVVNGLVRMGVPTVLVDRVAARNDVDQVGTENVHALASLVRHLTSGRHRKIGLISGDDGQEVSRERVRGYRLGLEQSGLRYNRELVESGLSTSGGAARATAKLLDGWPSPTALVVADESMLVGVQYEAHRRGIHIGSELAVVGYGDMDWARRVSPAVTTLAQPVADMGRRAVQLLMSRMADPDRPPESVWLTPKFLHGASCGC; via the coding sequence ATGACGGCACTTTCGCCGGAGCTCCGGTTGTGGGACCCCCCGGTCACCTACCGGATCGGCGTCGCGATGGGTGTGCACGCGAGCCCCTACTCGGGTGAGCTGCTGCGTTCCATCAGGGCGGCCGCGGCACACGCGGGGTGCGACGTCGTGCTCGCGGACACCGCCGACGCGGTCGGCGAAGAAGCCGCGCTGGTCCGGGCCCTGCGGGCGGACCTGGTGGACGGCGTGCTGCTGGTCCCCTCGGCGGGCGACGAAGCGGTGGTCAACGGCCTGGTCCGGATGGGCGTGCCGACGGTGCTGGTGGACCGGGTCGCCGCGCGCAACGACGTCGACCAGGTGGGCACGGAGAACGTGCACGCGCTGGCGTCGCTGGTCCGCCACCTGACGTCGGGACGGCACCGCAAGATCGGCCTGATCTCGGGCGACGACGGTCAAGAGGTCAGCCGCGAGCGCGTCCGCGGCTACCGCCTGGGCCTGGAGCAGTCGGGTCTGCGCTACAACCGCGAACTGGTCGAAAGCGGTTTGTCGACATCCGGCGGCGCAGCCCGCGCGACAGCGAAGCTCCTGGACGGCTGGCCCTCCCCGACGGCACTGGTGGTGGCGGACGAGTCGATGCTGGTGGGCGTCCAGTACGAAGCCCACCGCCGCGGCATCCACATCGGCTCGGAACTGGCGGTGGTGGGTTACGGCGACATGGACTGGGCCCGCCGAGTGAGCCCGGCGGTGACCACGCTGGCCCAGCCGGTGGCGGACATGGGCCGGCGAGCGGTGCAGCTGCTGATGTCGAGGATGGCGGACCCGGACCGGCCTCCGGAGTCGGTGTGGCTGACCCCCAAGTTCCTGCACGGCGCCTCCTGCGGCTGCTGA
- a CDS encoding glycoside hydrolase family 76 protein, translated as MDVSAAEHAVTARHLSRVWGLPGTVLGRSGWPPSGGQRLHWHWNYWWQAHLLDTLVDAQSRAPSPARLASIRAFTRSVRLRNFGRWTNDYYDDIAWLGLALQRVSALGIDVGPALAAIDTQLLSGWTPAAGGGIWWRRGDDFKNAPANGPAAIFHARSGNLTRAQAMRDWLSSTLVDPGTGLVWDGIRADTGELVKHIFTYCQGVYLGACLELSAWDDAARTVRAVAEHCAPGGVIRGQGGGDGGLFAAILARYLALAARSLPEPEAATARALVLTSAEACWSGAFDAPEGPLFSAYWDRPAPALPLPDDAPERDLSVQVGGWMLLEAAATL; from the coding sequence ATGGACGTTTCGGCCGCCGAACACGCGGTGACAGCGCGCCACCTGAGCCGGGTGTGGGGCCTGCCCGGCACGGTCCTCGGCCGCAGCGGCTGGCCCCCGTCCGGCGGTCAGCGGCTGCACTGGCATTGGAACTACTGGTGGCAGGCGCACCTGCTGGACACGTTGGTCGACGCCCAGTCGCGCGCGCCATCGCCGGCGCGGCTGGCGTCGATCCGCGCGTTCACGCGTTCGGTGCGGCTGCGCAACTTCGGCCGCTGGACCAACGACTACTACGACGACATCGCGTGGCTCGGCCTTGCGCTGCAACGGGTTTCCGCGCTGGGCATCGACGTCGGCCCGGCACTGGCGGCGATCGACACGCAGCTGTTGTCGGGCTGGACACCCGCGGCGGGTGGCGGGATCTGGTGGCGCCGCGGCGACGACTTCAAGAACGCTCCGGCGAACGGCCCGGCGGCGATCTTCCACGCCCGGTCGGGGAACCTCACCCGCGCCCAGGCGATGCGCGACTGGCTTTCGTCCACTTTGGTCGATCCCGGCACGGGCTTGGTGTGGGACGGCATCCGGGCGGACACGGGCGAGCTGGTGAAGCACATCTTCACGTACTGCCAAGGGGTTTACCTGGGTGCCTGCCTGGAGTTGTCCGCTTGGGACGATGCCGCCCGGACGGTCCGTGCGGTCGCCGAGCACTGCGCACCGGGCGGGGTGATCCGCGGCCAGGGCGGCGGCGACGGCGGGTTGTTCGCGGCGATCCTGGCGCGGTACCTGGCACTGGCGGCCCGGTCCTTACCGGAACCGGAGGCTGCGACGGCTCGCGCGTTGGTGCTGACGTCGGCGGAGGCCTGCTGGTCCGGTGCGTTCGACGCGCCGGAGGGCCCGCTGTTCAGCGCGTACTGGGACCGCCCGGCCCCCGCGCTCCCCCTGCCGGACGACGCCCCGGAGCGAGACCTGTCGGTCCAGGTGGGCGGCTGGATGCTCCTGGAGGCAGCGGCGACGCTCTGA
- a CDS encoding molybdopterin-dependent oxidoreductase codes for MTTAHVTCPLCEATCGLEVTLDENQQVTRVRGDDQDVFSKGYICPKGASLGALHHDPDRLTAPLLKRDGEFVEVSWQEAYDEIARRLPPILEEHGRDAVAVYAGNPGVHNIALTLYGRVLYKALGTKNFYSATSVDQMPKHYSAGTMFGDPLAIPVPDLDRTRHLLVLGANPLVSNGSLMTAPDIRGRLRGIRARGGKIVVVDPRRTRTAEFADEHHAIRPGTDAFLLFALVNVLFAENRVAPGRLAEHLNGLDDVRELARPFTPEAVAPRTGIDAAEIRRMALELADAENAVVYGRIGTTTQTFGTVASWLVDVLNVLTGNLDEPGGAMFPLAACQPTGNRRPFAVGRWRSRVRGYPEVVGELPVATLADEIETPGEGQVRALITVSGNPCLSTPNAGRLTEALGNLDFMISVDVYLNETSRQADVVLPGPSPLERPHFDLAFYQLSVRNVANWTPATLPSALPQEWETMLRLTGIVTGQGPEADVAALDDFVAADVARRAGLELTHDRTGPARLVDLMLRAGPYDVTLAELEAAPHGVDFGPLKPRIPEVLCTASGRIELAPGPVVADVPRLRDELAKPVEDGLVLIGRRHLSSNNSWMHNLAPLVRGGNRCTVQVHPADAARLGLTDGGLAAVTSRAGKLEVPVEVTDVVRPGVISIPHGWGHDVDGARTRVAYAHPGVNSNLVADETLLDVPSGTSVLNGIPVEVAPA; via the coding sequence ATGACGACCGCTCACGTCACCTGCCCGCTGTGCGAGGCCACCTGCGGCCTCGAGGTCACCCTCGACGAGAACCAGCAGGTCACCCGCGTGCGGGGTGATGATCAGGACGTCTTCTCGAAGGGCTACATCTGCCCCAAGGGCGCGTCGCTCGGCGCGCTGCACCACGACCCCGACCGGCTGACCGCGCCGCTGCTCAAGCGCGACGGCGAGTTCGTCGAGGTCAGCTGGCAGGAGGCCTACGACGAGATCGCGCGCCGCCTGCCGCCGATCCTCGAGGAGCACGGCCGGGACGCCGTCGCGGTGTACGCGGGCAACCCCGGCGTGCACAACATCGCGCTGACGCTCTACGGCCGCGTGCTCTACAAGGCGCTGGGCACCAAGAACTTCTACAGCGCGACCTCGGTCGACCAGATGCCGAAGCACTACTCCGCCGGCACGATGTTCGGCGACCCGCTCGCCATCCCCGTGCCCGACCTCGACCGCACGCGGCACCTGCTCGTCCTCGGCGCCAACCCGCTCGTCTCCAACGGCAGCCTGATGACCGCGCCGGACATCCGCGGGCGGCTGCGCGGGATCCGGGCGCGCGGCGGCAAGATCGTCGTCGTCGACCCGCGGCGCACGCGCACCGCCGAGTTCGCCGACGAGCACCACGCCATCCGGCCCGGCACCGACGCTTTCTTGCTCTTCGCGCTGGTCAACGTCCTGTTCGCGGAGAACCGCGTCGCGCCGGGACGCCTCGCCGAGCACCTCAACGGCCTCGACGACGTCCGCGAGCTGGCCCGGCCGTTCACGCCCGAGGCCGTCGCGCCGCGCACCGGCATCGACGCCGCCGAGATCCGCCGGATGGCCCTCGAACTGGCCGACGCCGAAAACGCCGTGGTCTACGGCCGGATCGGGACCACGACGCAGACCTTCGGCACCGTCGCCAGCTGGCTGGTCGACGTCCTCAACGTGCTCACCGGCAACCTCGACGAGCCGGGCGGCGCGATGTTCCCGCTGGCCGCCTGCCAGCCGACCGGGAACCGGCGGCCGTTCGCGGTCGGGCGCTGGCGCAGCCGCGTGCGCGGGTACCCGGAGGTCGTCGGCGAACTGCCGGTCGCGACGCTCGCCGACGAGATCGAAACCCCGGGCGAAGGCCAGGTCCGCGCGCTGATCACGGTCAGCGGCAACCCGTGCCTGAGCACGCCGAACGCGGGCCGCCTGACCGAGGCGCTGGGGAACCTCGACTTCATGATCTCCGTCGACGTCTACCTCAACGAGACGTCACGCCAGGCCGACGTCGTCCTGCCCGGCCCGTCACCGCTCGAACGCCCGCACTTCGACCTGGCCTTCTACCAGCTGTCCGTGCGCAACGTCGCCAACTGGACGCCAGCGACGCTGCCCTCGGCGCTGCCCCAGGAGTGGGAGACGATGCTGCGGCTCACCGGCATCGTCACCGGTCAGGGCCCCGAGGCGGACGTCGCCGCGCTCGACGACTTCGTCGCCGCCGACGTCGCCCGCCGCGCCGGGCTCGAGCTCACCCACGACCGCACCGGGCCCGCCCGGCTGGTCGACCTGATGCTGCGCGCGGGTCCGTACGACGTCACGCTGGCCGAACTCGAAGCGGCGCCGCACGGCGTGGACTTCGGGCCGCTGAAGCCGCGGATCCCGGAGGTGCTGTGCACCGCGTCCGGCCGGATCGAGCTGGCGCCGGGGCCGGTCGTCGCGGACGTCCCGCGCCTGCGTGACGAGCTGGCGAAGCCGGTGGAAGACGGCCTGGTGCTGATCGGGCGGCGGCACCTGAGCTCCAACAACTCGTGGATGCACAACCTGGCACCGCTGGTCCGCGGCGGCAACCGCTGCACGGTGCAGGTCCACCCCGCCGACGCGGCGCGCCTGGGGCTCACCGACGGCGGCCTCGCGGCGGTGACGTCCCGCGCCGGCAAGCTCGAGGTACCGGTGGAGGTCACCGACGTGGTCCGCCCGGGCGTGATCAGCATCCCGCACGGCTGGGGCCACGACGTCGACGGCGCGCGGACCCGGGTGGCGTACGCGCACCCCGGCGTCAACTCCAACCTGGTCGCCGACGAAACGCTGCTCGACGTGCCGTCGGGGACGTCGGTGCTGAACGGCATCCCGGTGGAGGTCGCGCCGGCCTGA